The following proteins are encoded in a genomic region of Liolophura sinensis isolate JHLJ2023 chromosome 7, CUHK_Ljap_v2, whole genome shotgun sequence:
- the LOC135471821 gene encoding sarcolemmal membrane-associated protein-like isoform X7, which yields MLSYKDTEVDGNQTLSREIMAAVAIFSCRPNSNSFQERHMSLHEPVKIGRAVARTRSSPNNGIFDCKVLSRNHALLWYENGKFFLQDTKSSNGTFVNNQRLSKGSEESPPREIFSGDLIQFGVDVMENNRRGEKITHGCIIAQVTLFHADGREAKSLPFLNQVCPSGTSVQSQELYQLAHYLQEALHREQMLEQKLASLQKLIQNTQEASESGWQALIDEDRLLSRLEVLESQLQMYSKNHSEDTLRQELVALQEDKHKYETTAKESLRRVLQEKLDAVRKLSDLERSLGNTEDECSQLKESCEASQKELQLLAEKYDDRRKEVKELQEKLQEAERNHEEERERVEQEKQELQGKLDEMVKQEAALSAKVESLLADNDFTKQQLSAVKAKMEALKEKSDENNKNELDTDGSNVEIIPLNPKDQESMDLEEKLLDVQKQIEEYKTKLETSENKLRESADQVEQLQKELAVAKHDSNQYMARIASLEEKLKLSDIHMNQMVESTMADINLQLKETNRQKDSSFHLMKDLQDQVSDRESELYKFSCMKGDTTLVSNSLMESMPENISHNGVQNHTSNPHKGDIEHLNALLRETRETHKNTEQELAQCKRELEEARLKLLKSTEEAAWLKDQLLDAQNQAKAKGDMVLDLQDQVKKADVTTKEVKQQILDLRGDLNSLKSEKRKASEEIVAAKRELATEKTEKKKVSEELVTTKWQLQEAQQTAKQSKNEAEQLRNKVKVLQEELEKSKPQSHGRASLHTETQKTSTSRNKEFAALKEECSNLKKRIQAIEAEMRMSRKENLQLSSDYNKLQESYKELEALKEKLENKELTWMLNLTDAQKDAEQAKMEVRNRGTALPAGSNGGQLTLARREIVTLEEKITEYKAEISRLHDKLDSMSAEFQQVADRSKMLSLCSSLPLLVLMFAILLALYPMLAEITFTTS from the exons TTTTTCCTTCAAGACACCAAGAGCAGCAATGGTACATTTGTCAACAACCAGCGCCTTAGTAAAGGATCTGAGGAGAGTCCGCCGAGGGAAATCTTTTCAGGGGACTTAATTCAGTTTGGCGTAGATGTGATGGAGAACAACAGACGAGGTGAAAAAA TTACACATGGCTGTATCATAGCCCAGGTTACATTGTTCCATGCAGATGGAAGAGAAGCCAAATCTCT TCCCTTTCTGAATCAAGTCTGTCCTTCTGGCACAAGTGTACAATCTCAGGAACTCTATCAACTTGCCCATTATCTACAG gagGCATTACATAGAGAACAAATGTTGGAACAGAAGCTTGCTTCATTACAAAAACTGATACAAAATACTCAAGAGGCCTCAGAGAGTGGTTGGCAG gCCTTAATAGATGAAGATCGATTGTTATCACGGCTGGAAGTGCTGGAGAGCCAGCTTCAGATGTATTCAAAG AATCATTCTGAAGACACGTTACGACAAGAACTAGTGGCTCTGCAGGAAGATAAGCATAAGTATGAAACGACAGCAAAG GAATCTTTGCGGAGAGTACTTCAGGAAAAATTGGACGCAGTGCGAAAACTTTCAGACTTGGAG AGATCATTAGGGAACACAGAGGATGAGTGCAGTCAGCTGAAGGAGTCATGTGAAGCATCTCAAAAGGAGCTTCAATTGCTGGCAGAAAAGTATGACGACAGACGGAAGGAAGTCAAAGAGCTTCAAGAAAAGTTACAG GAAGCCGAGAGGAATCATGAAGAGGAACGAGAACGGGTCGAGCAGGAAAAACAGGAATTACAGGGAAAGCTGGATGAAATGGTGAAACAAGAGGCAGCCTTGTCAGCAAAGGTTGAATCCTTACTAGCTGACAATGATTTCACCAAGCAGCAGCTTTCAGCTGTTAAAG CCAAGATGGAAGCTCTCAAAGAGAAAAGtgatgaaaataacaaaaacgaACTGGATACTGATG GTTCCAACGTTGAAATCATTCCACTTAACCCCAAAGACCAAGAGAGTATGGACCTTGAAG aaaaactGCTAGACGTACAAAAACAAATAGAAGAATACAAAA caaAACTTGAAACATCAGAAAACAAGTTGCGGGAAAGTGCTGACCAAGTAGAGCAGCTCCAAA AGGAACTTGCAGTAGCCAAACATGATTCTAATCAGTACATGGCCAGGATAGCCTCATTGGAAG AAAAGTTAAAGCTGTCAGACATTCACATGAACCAGATGGTGGAATCAACAATGGCAGATATAAATC TTCAACTGAAAGAAACGAATAGACAGAAGGATAGCAGCTTTCATCTTATGAAGGACTTACAGG ACCAAGTCTCTGACCGAGAATCAGAGCTATACAAGTTCTCATGCATGAAGGGGGACACAACTCTGGTCAGCAACAGCTTAATGGAGTCCATGCCAGAAAATATCTCTCACAATGGTGTTCAGAATCATACATCAAACCCACACAAAGGCGATATTGAACATCTCAATG CTTTATTAAGAGAAACGAGAGAAACACACAAGAACACAGAACAAGAATTAGCACAGTGTAAAA GAGAGCTGGAAGAGGCAAGGTTAAAGttattaaaatcaacagaagAAGCAGCTTGGTTGAAGGATCAGCTATTAGATGCCCAGAACCAGGCAAAAGCTAAAGGGGACATGGTGCTAGACTTACAGG ACCAAGTGAAGAAAGCTGATGTAACCACAAAAGAGGTTAAGCAGCAGATTTTAGATCTGAGAG GTGATCTCAATTCGCTAAAATCAGAAAAGAGGAAGGCTTCAGAAGAAATAGTTGCAGCTAAGC GTGAACTTGCTactgaaaaaacagaaaagaagaaGGTCTCAGAGGAACTAGTTACAACTAAAT GGCAGCTACAGGAAGCACAGCAGACAGCAAAGCAAAGTAAAAATGAAGCAGAACAACTTAGAA ATAAAGTGAAAGTTCTCCAAGAAGAACTGGAAAAGTCTAAGCCTCAGTCCCACGGGAGAGCATCCTTACATACTGAAACTCAAAAAACCAGCACCAGCAGAAATAAAG AGTTTGCGGCCTTAAAAGAAGAATGCTCTAACTTGAAGAAGAGAATACAGGCAATAGAAGCTGAGATGAGAAT GTCACGGAAGGAGAACCTGCAACTGTCATCAGACTATAACAAGTTACAAGAATCTTACAAGGAGCTGGAGGCCCTCAAGGAAAAGCTAGAAAACAAGGAGTTGACGTGGATGCTAAATCTCACTGATGCTCAGAAAGATGCAGAGCAGGCCAAAATGGAGGTGAGGAATCGAGGAACGGCGTTACCAGCGGGCAGTAACGGAGGCCAG cTGACCCTGGCCAGAAGAGAGATAGTCACCTTAGAAGAGAAGATTACAGAATACAAAGCAGAAATATCCCGGCTGCACGACAAGCTTGACTCAATGTCAGCTGAGTTCCAACAAGTAGCGGATCGCAGTAAAATG TTGTCCTTGTGTTCGAGCCTCCCATTACTGGTCCTTATGTTCGCCATTCTATTGGCGCTCTATCCAATGCTTGCTGAGATAACTTTCACAACCTCATGA
- the LOC135471821 gene encoding sarcolemmal membrane-associated protein-like isoform X6, producing MLSYKDTEVDGNQTLSREIMAAVAIFSCRPNSNSFQERHMSLHEPVKIGRAVARTRSSPNNGIFDCKVLSRNHALLWYENGKFFLQDTKSSNGTFVNNQRLSKGSEESPPREIFSGDLIQFGVDVMENNRRGEKITHGCIIAQVTLFHADGREAKSLPFLNQVCPSGTSVQSQELYQLAHYLQEALHREQMLEQKLASLQKLIQNTQEASESGWQALIDEDRLLSRLEVLESQLQMYSKNHSEDTLRQELVALQEDKHKYETTAKESLRRVLQEKLDAVRKLSDLERSLGNTEDECSQLKESCEASQKELQLLAEKYDDRRKEVKELQEKLQEAERNHEEERERVEQEKQELQGKLDEMVKQEAALSAKVESLLADNDFTKQQLSAVKAKMEALKEKSDENNKNELDTDGSNVEIIPLNPKDQESMDLEEKLLDVQKQIEEYKTKLETSENKLRESADQVEQLQKELAVAKHDSNQYMARIASLEEKLKLSDIHMNQMVESTMADINLQLKETNRQKDSSFHLMKDLQDQVSDRESELYKFSCMKGDTTLVSNSLMESMPENISHNGVQNHTSNPHKGDIEHLNALLRETRETHKNTEQELAQCKRELEEARLKLLKSTEEAAWLKDQLLDAQNQAKAKGDMVLDLQDQVKKADVTTKEVKQQILDLREHLAEEQSHKRRRQEVTSKLTRELATEKTEKKKVSEELVTTKWQLQEAQQTAKQSKNEAEQLRNKVKVLQEELEKSKPQSHGRASLHTETQKTSTSRNKEFAALKEECSNLKKRIQAIEAEMRMSRKENLQLSSDYNKLQESYKELEALKEKLENKELTWMLNLTDAQKDAEQAKMEVRNRGTALPAGSNGGQLTLARREIVTLEEKITEYKAEISRLHDKLDSMSAEFQQVADRSKMLSLCSSLPLLVLMFAILLALYPMLAEITFTTS from the exons TTTTTCCTTCAAGACACCAAGAGCAGCAATGGTACATTTGTCAACAACCAGCGCCTTAGTAAAGGATCTGAGGAGAGTCCGCCGAGGGAAATCTTTTCAGGGGACTTAATTCAGTTTGGCGTAGATGTGATGGAGAACAACAGACGAGGTGAAAAAA TTACACATGGCTGTATCATAGCCCAGGTTACATTGTTCCATGCAGATGGAAGAGAAGCCAAATCTCT TCCCTTTCTGAATCAAGTCTGTCCTTCTGGCACAAGTGTACAATCTCAGGAACTCTATCAACTTGCCCATTATCTACAG gagGCATTACATAGAGAACAAATGTTGGAACAGAAGCTTGCTTCATTACAAAAACTGATACAAAATACTCAAGAGGCCTCAGAGAGTGGTTGGCAG gCCTTAATAGATGAAGATCGATTGTTATCACGGCTGGAAGTGCTGGAGAGCCAGCTTCAGATGTATTCAAAG AATCATTCTGAAGACACGTTACGACAAGAACTAGTGGCTCTGCAGGAAGATAAGCATAAGTATGAAACGACAGCAAAG GAATCTTTGCGGAGAGTACTTCAGGAAAAATTGGACGCAGTGCGAAAACTTTCAGACTTGGAG AGATCATTAGGGAACACAGAGGATGAGTGCAGTCAGCTGAAGGAGTCATGTGAAGCATCTCAAAAGGAGCTTCAATTGCTGGCAGAAAAGTATGACGACAGACGGAAGGAAGTCAAAGAGCTTCAAGAAAAGTTACAG GAAGCCGAGAGGAATCATGAAGAGGAACGAGAACGGGTCGAGCAGGAAAAACAGGAATTACAGGGAAAGCTGGATGAAATGGTGAAACAAGAGGCAGCCTTGTCAGCAAAGGTTGAATCCTTACTAGCTGACAATGATTTCACCAAGCAGCAGCTTTCAGCTGTTAAAG CCAAGATGGAAGCTCTCAAAGAGAAAAGtgatgaaaataacaaaaacgaACTGGATACTGATG GTTCCAACGTTGAAATCATTCCACTTAACCCCAAAGACCAAGAGAGTATGGACCTTGAAG aaaaactGCTAGACGTACAAAAACAAATAGAAGAATACAAAA caaAACTTGAAACATCAGAAAACAAGTTGCGGGAAAGTGCTGACCAAGTAGAGCAGCTCCAAA AGGAACTTGCAGTAGCCAAACATGATTCTAATCAGTACATGGCCAGGATAGCCTCATTGGAAG AAAAGTTAAAGCTGTCAGACATTCACATGAACCAGATGGTGGAATCAACAATGGCAGATATAAATC TTCAACTGAAAGAAACGAATAGACAGAAGGATAGCAGCTTTCATCTTATGAAGGACTTACAGG ACCAAGTCTCTGACCGAGAATCAGAGCTATACAAGTTCTCATGCATGAAGGGGGACACAACTCTGGTCAGCAACAGCTTAATGGAGTCCATGCCAGAAAATATCTCTCACAATGGTGTTCAGAATCATACATCAAACCCACACAAAGGCGATATTGAACATCTCAATG CTTTATTAAGAGAAACGAGAGAAACACACAAGAACACAGAACAAGAATTAGCACAGTGTAAAA GAGAGCTGGAAGAGGCAAGGTTAAAGttattaaaatcaacagaagAAGCAGCTTGGTTGAAGGATCAGCTATTAGATGCCCAGAACCAGGCAAAAGCTAAAGGGGACATGGTGCTAGACTTACAGG ACCAAGTGAAGAAAGCTGATGTAACCACAAAAGAGGTTAAGCAGCAGATTTTAGATCTGAGAG AGCATTTGGCGGAAGAGCAAAGTCATAAACGTCGTAGGCAAGAGGTGACATCCAAACTAACTC GTGAACTTGCTactgaaaaaacagaaaagaagaaGGTCTCAGAGGAACTAGTTACAACTAAAT GGCAGCTACAGGAAGCACAGCAGACAGCAAAGCAAAGTAAAAATGAAGCAGAACAACTTAGAA ATAAAGTGAAAGTTCTCCAAGAAGAACTGGAAAAGTCTAAGCCTCAGTCCCACGGGAGAGCATCCTTACATACTGAAACTCAAAAAACCAGCACCAGCAGAAATAAAG AGTTTGCGGCCTTAAAAGAAGAATGCTCTAACTTGAAGAAGAGAATACAGGCAATAGAAGCTGAGATGAGAAT GTCACGGAAGGAGAACCTGCAACTGTCATCAGACTATAACAAGTTACAAGAATCTTACAAGGAGCTGGAGGCCCTCAAGGAAAAGCTAGAAAACAAGGAGTTGACGTGGATGCTAAATCTCACTGATGCTCAGAAAGATGCAGAGCAGGCCAAAATGGAGGTGAGGAATCGAGGAACGGCGTTACCAGCGGGCAGTAACGGAGGCCAG cTGACCCTGGCCAGAAGAGAGATAGTCACCTTAGAAGAGAAGATTACAGAATACAAAGCAGAAATATCCCGGCTGCACGACAAGCTTGACTCAATGTCAGCTGAGTTCCAACAAGTAGCGGATCGCAGTAAAATG TTGTCCTTGTGTTCGAGCCTCCCATTACTGGTCCTTATGTTCGCCATTCTATTGGCGCTCTATCCAATGCTTGCTGAGATAACTTTCACAACCTCATGA
- the LOC135471821 gene encoding sarcolemmal membrane-associated protein-like isoform X2, giving the protein MLSYKDTEVDGNQTLSREIMAAVAIFSCRPNSNSFQERHMSLHEPVKIGRAVARTRSSPNNGIFDCKVLSRNHALLWYENGKFFLQDTKSSNGTFVNNQRLSKGSEESPPREIFSGDLIQFGVDVMENNRRGEKITHGCIIAQVTLFHADGREAKSLPFLNQVCPSGTSVQSQELYQLAHYLQEALHREQMLEQKLASLQKLIQNTQEASESGWQALIDEDRLLSRLEVLESQLQMYSKNHSEDTLRQELVALQEDKHKYETTAKESLRRVLQEKLDAVRKLSDLERSLGNTEDECSQLKESCEASQKELQLLAEKYDDRRKEVKELQEKLQEAERNHEEERERVEQEKQELQGKLDEMVKQEAALSAKVESLLADNDFTKQQLSAVKAKMEALKEKSDENNKNELDTDGSNVEIIPLNPKDQESMDLEEKLLDVQKQIEEYKTKLETSENKLRESADQVEQLQKELAVAKHDSNQYMARIASLEEKLKLSDIHMNQMVESTMADINLQLKETNRQKDSSFHLMKDLQDQVSDRESELYKFSCMKGDTTLVSNSLMESMPENISHNGVQNHTSNPHKGDIEHLNALLRETRETHKNTEQELAQCKRELEEARLKLLKSTEEAAWLKDQLLDAQNQAKAKGDMVLDLQDQVKKADVTTKEVKQQILDLREHLAEEQSHKRRRQEVTSKLTRDLNSLKSEKRKASEEIVAAKRELATEKTEKKKVSEELVTTKWQLQEAQQTAKQSKNEAEQLRNKVKVLQEELEKSKPQSHGRASLHTETQKTSTSRNKEFAALKEECSNLKKRIQAIEAEMRMSRKENLQLSSDYNKLQESYKELEALKEKLENKELTWMLNLTDAQKDAEQAKMEVRNRGTALPAGSNGGQLTLARREIVTLEEKITEYKAEISRLHDKLDSMSAEFQQVADRSKMLSLCSSLPLLVLMFAILLALYPMLAEITFTTS; this is encoded by the exons TTTTTCCTTCAAGACACCAAGAGCAGCAATGGTACATTTGTCAACAACCAGCGCCTTAGTAAAGGATCTGAGGAGAGTCCGCCGAGGGAAATCTTTTCAGGGGACTTAATTCAGTTTGGCGTAGATGTGATGGAGAACAACAGACGAGGTGAAAAAA TTACACATGGCTGTATCATAGCCCAGGTTACATTGTTCCATGCAGATGGAAGAGAAGCCAAATCTCT TCCCTTTCTGAATCAAGTCTGTCCTTCTGGCACAAGTGTACAATCTCAGGAACTCTATCAACTTGCCCATTATCTACAG gagGCATTACATAGAGAACAAATGTTGGAACAGAAGCTTGCTTCATTACAAAAACTGATACAAAATACTCAAGAGGCCTCAGAGAGTGGTTGGCAG gCCTTAATAGATGAAGATCGATTGTTATCACGGCTGGAAGTGCTGGAGAGCCAGCTTCAGATGTATTCAAAG AATCATTCTGAAGACACGTTACGACAAGAACTAGTGGCTCTGCAGGAAGATAAGCATAAGTATGAAACGACAGCAAAG GAATCTTTGCGGAGAGTACTTCAGGAAAAATTGGACGCAGTGCGAAAACTTTCAGACTTGGAG AGATCATTAGGGAACACAGAGGATGAGTGCAGTCAGCTGAAGGAGTCATGTGAAGCATCTCAAAAGGAGCTTCAATTGCTGGCAGAAAAGTATGACGACAGACGGAAGGAAGTCAAAGAGCTTCAAGAAAAGTTACAG GAAGCCGAGAGGAATCATGAAGAGGAACGAGAACGGGTCGAGCAGGAAAAACAGGAATTACAGGGAAAGCTGGATGAAATGGTGAAACAAGAGGCAGCCTTGTCAGCAAAGGTTGAATCCTTACTAGCTGACAATGATTTCACCAAGCAGCAGCTTTCAGCTGTTAAAG CCAAGATGGAAGCTCTCAAAGAGAAAAGtgatgaaaataacaaaaacgaACTGGATACTGATG GTTCCAACGTTGAAATCATTCCACTTAACCCCAAAGACCAAGAGAGTATGGACCTTGAAG aaaaactGCTAGACGTACAAAAACAAATAGAAGAATACAAAA caaAACTTGAAACATCAGAAAACAAGTTGCGGGAAAGTGCTGACCAAGTAGAGCAGCTCCAAA AGGAACTTGCAGTAGCCAAACATGATTCTAATCAGTACATGGCCAGGATAGCCTCATTGGAAG AAAAGTTAAAGCTGTCAGACATTCACATGAACCAGATGGTGGAATCAACAATGGCAGATATAAATC TTCAACTGAAAGAAACGAATAGACAGAAGGATAGCAGCTTTCATCTTATGAAGGACTTACAGG ACCAAGTCTCTGACCGAGAATCAGAGCTATACAAGTTCTCATGCATGAAGGGGGACACAACTCTGGTCAGCAACAGCTTAATGGAGTCCATGCCAGAAAATATCTCTCACAATGGTGTTCAGAATCATACATCAAACCCACACAAAGGCGATATTGAACATCTCAATG CTTTATTAAGAGAAACGAGAGAAACACACAAGAACACAGAACAAGAATTAGCACAGTGTAAAA GAGAGCTGGAAGAGGCAAGGTTAAAGttattaaaatcaacagaagAAGCAGCTTGGTTGAAGGATCAGCTATTAGATGCCCAGAACCAGGCAAAAGCTAAAGGGGACATGGTGCTAGACTTACAGG ACCAAGTGAAGAAAGCTGATGTAACCACAAAAGAGGTTAAGCAGCAGATTTTAGATCTGAGAG AGCATTTGGCGGAAGAGCAAAGTCATAAACGTCGTAGGCAAGAGGTGACATCCAAACTAACTC GTGATCTCAATTCGCTAAAATCAGAAAAGAGGAAGGCTTCAGAAGAAATAGTTGCAGCTAAGC GTGAACTTGCTactgaaaaaacagaaaagaagaaGGTCTCAGAGGAACTAGTTACAACTAAAT GGCAGCTACAGGAAGCACAGCAGACAGCAAAGCAAAGTAAAAATGAAGCAGAACAACTTAGAA ATAAAGTGAAAGTTCTCCAAGAAGAACTGGAAAAGTCTAAGCCTCAGTCCCACGGGAGAGCATCCTTACATACTGAAACTCAAAAAACCAGCACCAGCAGAAATAAAG AGTTTGCGGCCTTAAAAGAAGAATGCTCTAACTTGAAGAAGAGAATACAGGCAATAGAAGCTGAGATGAGAAT GTCACGGAAGGAGAACCTGCAACTGTCATCAGACTATAACAAGTTACAAGAATCTTACAAGGAGCTGGAGGCCCTCAAGGAAAAGCTAGAAAACAAGGAGTTGACGTGGATGCTAAATCTCACTGATGCTCAGAAAGATGCAGAGCAGGCCAAAATGGAGGTGAGGAATCGAGGAACGGCGTTACCAGCGGGCAGTAACGGAGGCCAG cTGACCCTGGCCAGAAGAGAGATAGTCACCTTAGAAGAGAAGATTACAGAATACAAAGCAGAAATATCCCGGCTGCACGACAAGCTTGACTCAATGTCAGCTGAGTTCCAACAAGTAGCGGATCGCAGTAAAATG TTGTCCTTGTGTTCGAGCCTCCCATTACTGGTCCTTATGTTCGCCATTCTATTGGCGCTCTATCCAATGCTTGCTGAGATAACTTTCACAACCTCATGA